One genomic region from Quercus robur chromosome 4, dhQueRobu3.1, whole genome shotgun sequence encodes:
- the LOC126720603 gene encoding anthocyanidin 3-O-glucosyltransferase 7-like, whose protein sequence is MSMTQSSPDHAHVAVLAFPFGCHPWPLLNLTCKLARATPHVRFLFFNTSKSNQRLFSTSQVNLPDNLKAYDVADGVPNGHVFTPDNPIEELELFIKAAPESFGKAMDMAVAEFGRNISCLLTDAFLAFACEMAQNMHVKWVPFWVPTPYSLSAHIYTDIINKTYANACGNGNGGVVGGLKPIDKTLDVIPGLSTMRICDLYDEILQGDSNSSLFSQTLYRMSKVLPQASAIVMNSLQEINSTIITNDLKSKFQDVFYVGFLTLTLPPPPPPLPPSHSDTTGCLPWLDKQKPTSVAYISFGTLAAVPPNEFVALAEALEVSGVPFLWSLMDNFKQILPNGFVQRTSLQGKIVPWAPQSHVLAHSAVGVYVTHCGYNSVLESIVGEVPMICRPILGDNMMNGRMVVAVWGIGVRVEGGVFTKNGMLKSLELVLGHEQGRRMRENIKELKELVVKAAGADGIASKDFKTLVEVISK, encoded by the coding sequence ATGTCAATGACCCAAAGTTCACCGGATCATGCACATGTTGCTGTTTTAGCATTCCCATTTGGCTGCCATCCTTGGCCTCTCCTTAACCTCACTTGCAAATTAGCACGGGCAACCCCACACGTACGTTTTTTATTCTTCAACACTTCCAAATCCAACCAAAGGCTCTTTTCAACCTCACAAGTTAACCTGCCAGACAACCTCAAAGCCTATGATGTAGCTGATGGTGTGCCTAATGGCCATGTTTTCACTCCAGACAACCCCATCGAGGAATTGGAGCTGTTCATTAAGGCTGCACCTGAGAGCTTTGGGAAAGCCATGGATATGGCTGTGGCTGAGTTTGGGAGGAACATCAGTTGCTTGTTAACTGATGCTTTCTTGGCGTTTGCTTGTGAGATGGCTCAGAACATGCACGTAAAATGGGTGCCTTTTTGGGTTCCCACACCTTATTCTCTCTCAGCTCACATTTACACTGATATCATCAATAAGACCTACGCTAATGCTTGTGGTAATGGTAATGGTGGTGTAGTGGGAGGCCTAAAGCCAATTGACAAAACCTTGGATGTTATTCCAGGGCTGTCTACAATGCGCATTTGTGACCTATACGATGAAATACTCCAAGGTGACTCAAATTCATCACTTTTTTCACAAACACTATACAGAATGAGTAAGGTACTTCCACAAGCAAGTGCTATTGTGATGAACTCGCTCCAAGAAATAAACTCTACCATCATCACCAATGATCTCAAGTCCAAGTTTCAAGATGTGTTCTACGTGGGTTTTCTCACCTTAACTcttccacctccacctccacctctaCCACCATCTCATTCAGATACCACAGGTTGCCTTCCTTGGTTGGACAAGCAAAAACCAACTTCGGTAGCATATATTAGCTTTGGAACTCTGGCAGCCGTGCCACCTAACGAGTTTGTAGCTTTAGCTGAGGCACTGGAAGTTAGTGGTGTTCCTTTTCTTTGGTCTCTTATGGACAATTTCAAGCAAATTCTACCGAATGGGTTTGTTCAAAGGACAAGCTTGCAAGGAAAAATAGTTCCATGGGCACCACAGAGTCATGTCTTGGCACATAGTGCAGTAGGTGTGTATGTCACTCACTGTGGATATAACTCTGTGCTTGAGAGTATTGTTGGAGAGGTGCCGATGATTTGTAGGCCAATCTTGGGTGATAACATGATGAATGGAAGGATGGTTGTGGCCGTGTGGGGGATAGGGGTGAGAGTTGAGGGTGGAGTGTTTACAAAGAATGGAATGCTTAAAAGCTTGGAACTCGTTCTGGGACATGAACAAGGAAGGAGGATGAGGGAGAATattaaagagcttaaagagCTAGTAGTGAAGGCTGCTGGGGCAGATGGGATTGCTTCCAAGGATTTCAAAACTTTGGTGGAGGTAATCTCTAAATAA